The following coding sequences are from one Sphingobium sp. Cam5-1 window:
- the hisB gene encoding imidazoleglycerol-phosphate dehydratase HisB: MRTAEIHRNTAETQIDVTVNLDGTGIYTVSTGIGFLDHMIEQLSRHSLIDMTVSTVGDLHVDQHHTTEDTAIAIGEAVAKALGDKRGITRYGSVYSPMDETLSRVSLDISGRPWLVFNAPFTVQRLGEWDTEMIEHWFHSFAQAAGITLHVENLYGSNNHHIVESCFKGLARALRQAVEIDPRKADAIPSTKGML, translated from the coding sequence ATGCGCACGGCCGAAATTCACCGCAACACTGCGGAAACGCAGATCGACGTGACCGTCAATCTCGACGGAACGGGGATCTATACCGTCTCCACCGGCATCGGCTTCCTCGATCACATGATCGAGCAGCTGTCGCGCCACTCGCTGATCGACATGACGGTCAGCACGGTCGGCGACCTGCATGTCGATCAGCATCACACGACCGAGGATACGGCAATCGCCATCGGCGAGGCTGTGGCTAAGGCCTTGGGCGACAAGCGCGGCATCACCCGTTATGGCAGCGTCTATTCGCCGATGGACGAGACGCTTTCGCGCGTGTCACTCGACATTTCTGGCCGTCCCTGGCTGGTGTTCAACGCGCCCTTCACGGTCCAGCGCCTCGGCGAATGGGATACCGAGATGATCGAACACTGGTTCCACAGCTTCGCGCAGGCTGCCGGGATCACGCTGCACGTCGAAAATCTCTATGGCAGCAACAATCACCACATCGTCGAAAGCTGCTTCAAGGGCCTCGCCCGCGCGCTGCGGCAGGCGGTGGAGATCGACCCACGCAAGGCGGACGCCATCCCGTCCACCAAGGGGATGTTGTGA
- a CDS encoding DUF2585 domain-containing protein, with product MRRKALRNRRGFIAAGIILLLTCALLFLMARPPICTCGHVELWHGALDSGNSQHIADWYSLSHVIHGFLFYAGAWALMRRQPIGPRFALAVLVESVWEILENSPIIIDRYRAATIALGYSGDTILNSMSDIGMMALGFLFAARAPVAVTICAGIALEIIALVAIRDNLTLNVLMLAWPIEAIKSWQLAL from the coding sequence TTGAGACGAAAGGCACTACGCAACCGCCGGGGCTTCATTGCCGCCGGGATCATCCTACTGCTGACCTGCGCGCTGCTGTTCCTGATGGCGCGGCCACCCATCTGCACTTGCGGCCATGTCGAGCTATGGCATGGCGCACTGGACAGCGGCAACAGCCAGCATATCGCCGATTGGTACAGCCTCAGCCACGTAATCCACGGCTTCCTCTTCTACGCAGGGGCGTGGGCGTTGATGCGGCGGCAACCGATTGGTCCACGTTTTGCGCTGGCGGTGCTGGTCGAATCCGTGTGGGAGATATTGGAGAACTCGCCGATCATCATCGACCGCTACCGCGCGGCGACGATCGCTTTGGGCTATAGCGGCGACACCATCCTGAATTCGATGAGCGATATAGGCATGATGGCGCTCGGCTTCCTCTTCGCGGCCCGCGCGCCGGTCGCCGTGACGATATGCGCTGGCATCGCATTGGAAATCATCGCGCTAGTGGCGATCCGCGACAATCTGACGCTCAACGTGCTGATGCTGGCTTGGCCGATTGAAGCGATAAAAAGCTGGCAGTTGGCCCTTTAG
- a CDS encoding phosphoribosyl-ATP diphosphatase — protein sequence MRSTLFDLEKTIRQRRTADPSQSYVAKLTARGRGKIAQKVGEEAVETVIAAMASDREGVIGESADLLFHLMVLLADLDIPLDAVFDELDRREGVSGIAEKAARPRD from the coding sequence ATGCGCTCGACACTCTTCGATCTTGAAAAGACCATCCGGCAACGGCGGACAGCTGACCCGTCCCAATCCTATGTGGCGAAACTGACCGCACGAGGCCGGGGCAAGATCGCGCAGAAGGTCGGTGAAGAAGCCGTGGAGACGGTGATTGCCGCCATGGCATCCGATCGCGAAGGCGTGATCGGCGAAAGCGCGGATTTGCTGTTCCACCTGATGGTTCTGCTGGCGGACCTCGACATTCCGCTGGACGCCGTGTTCGACGAACTGGACCGCCGAGAAGGCGTATCCGGGATCGCGGAAAAGGCTGCCCGCCCGCGAGATTGA
- the fumC gene encoding class II fumarate hydratase translates to MESRTETDSIGAIEVPASAYWGAQTQRSIENFPFGAMERMPIGIIHALAIVKQAAARVNRAEGLAPELAEAIEAASARVIAGDHDDQFPLVIWQTGSGTQSNMNVNEVIAGIANEALTGKRGGKSPVHPNDHVNMRQSSNDSFPTALHIAAARAAMEQLFPAIDRLHKALEDKARAWDGIVKIGRTHLQDATPLTLGQEFSGYAHQLYRCRNRIEPAVMHGMMALAQGGTAVGTGLNAPEGFDVAMAREIAAITGLPFRTADNKFEALASNDPLVHLSSTLATLAVALTKIANDIRLLGSGPRSGLGELDLPANEPGSSIMPGKVNPTQCEMLTMVASQVIGNHQAITVGGLQGHLELNVFKPMIGAAVLRSIHLLSVGMDSFAERCVEGLEANEKRIAELVDRSLMLVTALAPEIGYDNAAKIAKHAHAEGLTLKEAGLALGLIDEESFDRLVRPENMV, encoded by the coding sequence ATGGAAAGCCGCACGGAAACCGACAGCATCGGCGCCATAGAGGTGCCCGCAAGCGCCTATTGGGGCGCGCAGACCCAGCGCAGCATCGAAAATTTTCCCTTCGGCGCGATGGAGCGCATGCCGATCGGGATTATCCACGCTCTCGCCATCGTCAAACAGGCTGCTGCGCGGGTCAATCGCGCGGAAGGATTGGCGCCGGAACTGGCCGAGGCGATAGAGGCGGCCTCCGCCCGAGTGATCGCGGGGGATCATGACGACCAATTCCCGCTCGTCATCTGGCAGACGGGCAGCGGCACTCAATCGAACATGAACGTCAATGAGGTGATCGCGGGCATCGCCAATGAAGCGCTGACAGGCAAGCGGGGGGGCAAGTCACCCGTTCATCCGAACGATCATGTAAATATGAGGCAGTCGTCCAACGATAGCTTTCCCACCGCGCTTCACATCGCCGCCGCGCGCGCCGCGATGGAGCAACTCTTCCCCGCGATCGACCGGCTCCATAAGGCTCTGGAGGATAAAGCGCGGGCCTGGGATGGCATCGTGAAGATCGGCCGGACCCATCTTCAGGATGCGACACCGCTGACGCTGGGGCAGGAATTTTCGGGCTACGCGCATCAGCTGTACCGCTGTCGCAATCGGATCGAGCCTGCCGTCATGCACGGGATGATGGCGCTGGCTCAGGGGGGAACCGCCGTGGGCACGGGGTTGAACGCGCCCGAGGGCTTTGACGTCGCCATGGCAAGGGAGATTGCGGCGATCACCGGCCTGCCGTTTCGCACGGCGGATAACAAGTTCGAAGCGCTTGCCTCCAACGATCCGCTGGTCCATCTCTCCTCGACCCTCGCCACGCTGGCCGTCGCACTCACCAAGATCGCGAACGACATTCGCCTGCTTGGCAGCGGGCCGCGTTCCGGGCTTGGCGAACTCGACCTTCCCGCCAATGAACCGGGCAGTTCGATCATGCCCGGCAAGGTCAATCCGACCCAGTGCGAGATGCTGACCATGGTGGCGAGCCAAGTGATCGGCAATCATCAGGCCATCACGGTCGGCGGCCTTCAGGGACATCTGGAATTGAATGTCTTCAAACCGATGATCGGCGCTGCCGTCCTGCGTTCGATCCATCTGCTGAGCGTGGGCATGGACAGCTTTGCCGAACGCTGTGTCGAGGGGCTGGAGGCGAACGAGAAGCGTATTGCCGAACTGGTCGACAGGTCGCTGATGCTGGTCACCGCCCTCGCGCCCGAGATCGGCTATGACAACGCCGCGAAGATCGCGAAGCATGCGCATGCAGAAGGGCTCACGCTCAAGGAAGCGGGCCTTGCGCTTGGCCTGATCGATGAGGAAAGTTTTGATCGGCTGGTCCGGCCGGAAAATATGGTGTGA
- the hisH gene encoding imidazole glycerol phosphate synthase subunit HisH, whose translation MTALALIDYGAGNLHSVHNALRKAGAEDAVITADPEVVAKADRIVLPGVGAFRACMDALSAIPGMIGAMNEAVGQRGTPFLGVCVGMQLLADAGEEFGRHEGLGWIPGTVRRIEPTDPAIKVPHMGWNKVVLNGTPPLLETGEAYFLHSYHFEADNPAHVAATTDHGGPLVAAVARDTIIGCQFHPEKSQTYGLSFLSRFLKWRP comes from the coding sequence GTGACTGCGCTAGCCCTCATCGATTACGGCGCAGGCAACCTTCATTCGGTCCACAATGCCCTGCGCAAGGCGGGGGCGGAGGATGCCGTCATCACCGCTGATCCTGAGGTAGTGGCGAAGGCGGACCGCATCGTCCTGCCGGGCGTAGGCGCCTTTCGCGCGTGTATGGATGCGCTGTCCGCCATTCCGGGCATGATCGGCGCGATGAACGAGGCAGTGGGCCAGCGCGGCACGCCTTTCCTTGGCGTGTGCGTGGGTATGCAGTTGCTCGCAGACGCGGGCGAGGAGTTCGGACGGCATGAAGGTCTGGGCTGGATTCCCGGGACTGTTCGGCGGATCGAGCCGACCGATCCCGCGATCAAAGTGCCACATATGGGCTGGAACAAGGTCGTGCTGAACGGGACGCCGCCGCTGTTGGAAACCGGCGAGGCCTATTTCCTGCACAGCTATCATTTCGAAGCGGACAATCCCGCCCATGTCGCCGCCACCACCGATCATGGCGGCCCGCTGGTGGCCGCCGTCGCTCGCGACACGATCATCGGTTGCCAATTCCATCCGGAAAAGAGCCAGACCTATGGCCTTTCCTTCCTTTCCCGTTTCCTGAAGTGGCGTCCGTGA
- the hisF gene encoding imidazole glycerol phosphate synthase subunit HisF, protein MTVCTRVIPCLDVANGRVVKGVNFVDLRDAGDPVEQARVYDAAGADELCFLDITATHEARGTILDVVRRTAEVCFMPVTVGGGVRSPEDARALLLAGADKVAVNSAAVARPEVVADIADRFGSQCIVGSVDARRVGNNRWEIFTHGGRKPTGIDAVEHAVRLAQLGAGELLVTSMDGDGTKQGYDLALTRTIADAVSVPVIASGGVGTLQHLVEGVIEGHASAVLAASIFHFGQHTVAEAHQALAAAGVPVRSR, encoded by the coding sequence GTGACCGTCTGCACCCGCGTCATCCCTTGCCTGGACGTCGCCAATGGCCGCGTGGTCAAGGGCGTGAACTTTGTCGACCTGCGCGACGCGGGTGATCCGGTGGAACAGGCGCGGGTCTATGACGCGGCTGGCGCGGACGAGCTGTGCTTCCTAGACATCACCGCCACCCATGAGGCGCGCGGCACCATATTGGACGTGGTGCGCCGGACCGCCGAAGTCTGCTTCATGCCCGTCACCGTCGGCGGCGGCGTGCGCAGCCCGGAAGATGCGCGAGCCCTGCTGCTCGCGGGCGCAGACAAGGTGGCCGTAAACAGCGCCGCAGTGGCGCGCCCCGAAGTGGTGGCCGACATCGCCGACCGCTTCGGCAGTCAGTGCATCGTCGGATCGGTCGACGCCCGGCGCGTCGGCAACAACCGCTGGGAAATCTTCACCCATGGCGGTCGCAAGCCGACCGGCATCGACGCGGTCGAACATGCGGTAAGGCTGGCGCAACTCGGTGCGGGCGAACTGCTCGTCACTTCCATGGACGGGGACGGCACGAAACAGGGCTATGACCTCGCCCTCACCCGCACCATCGCCGATGCCGTGTCCGTTCCCGTTATCGCCAGCGGCGGTGTCGGCACGCTCCAGCATCTGGTCGAAGGCGTGATCGAAGGTCATGCCAGCGCGGTGCTGGCCGCCTCCATCTTCCACTTTGGCCAGCATACCGTAGCCGAAGCGCACCAGGCGCTTGCCGCTGCGGGCGTGCCCGTCCGTTCGCGATGA
- the hisA gene encoding 1-(5-phosphoribosyl)-5-[(5-phosphoribosylamino)methylideneamino]imidazole-4-carboxamide isomerase, whose product MSLIVFPAIDLKGGQVVRLAEGDMNRATVYGDDPAAQALIFAEAGAEHLHVVDLDGSFAGHAVNAEAVERIVEAFPGHVQLGGGIRNREAVERWFDLGVSRIVIGTAALKDPAFVKAAARDFPGGIVVAVDARDGFVATDGWAEKSDMPVADLARRFEDAGVASLLFTDVGRDGLLKGCNIDATVELARGTDIPVIASGGVAGIADIRVLSLHADEGIEGVITGRALYDGRLDLKAALAIAKAAA is encoded by the coding sequence ATGAGCCTGATCGTCTTTCCCGCAATCGACCTCAAAGGCGGACAGGTCGTCCGCCTGGCCGAAGGCGACATGAACCGCGCCACCGTCTATGGCGACGACCCCGCCGCGCAGGCGCTGATCTTCGCGGAGGCAGGGGCCGAGCATCTGCATGTCGTGGACCTCGACGGCAGCTTTGCTGGCCATGCGGTCAATGCCGAAGCGGTAGAGCGCATCGTCGAAGCCTTTCCCGGCCATGTCCAGCTAGGCGGCGGCATCCGCAATCGCGAGGCTGTGGAGCGCTGGTTCGACCTTGGCGTATCACGCATCGTCATCGGCACCGCTGCGCTCAAGGACCCGGCCTTCGTCAAGGCGGCCGCGCGCGACTTCCCCGGCGGCATCGTGGTTGCCGTCGATGCACGGGATGGTTTCGTCGCGACGGACGGCTGGGCGGAAAAGTCCGACATGCCCGTCGCGGACCTTGCTCGCCGGTTCGAGGATGCGGGCGTCGCCAGCCTGCTCTTCACGGACGTAGGCCGCGACGGCTTGCTCAAGGGCTGCAACATCGACGCGACCGTCGAGTTGGCGCGCGGCACGGACATACCCGTCATCGCCAGCGGAGGCGTGGCGGGAATCGCGGACATTCGCGTACTTAGCCTGCATGCAGACGAAGGCATCGAAGGCGTTATCACCGGCCGCGCGCTTTATGACGGACGGCTGGACCTGAAGGCAGCACTGGCGATCGCGAAGGCGGCGGCGTGA
- a CDS encoding histone deacetylase family protein, which yields MLHVVHHPAYVSPATGGSRFRFDKYGLVMEALGVSGAAFTIHEPAIMPRDWIEAVHAAAYVEEVASLNVPPEKERRIGFAVNERVMRRSMLSPGGTWAAAKLAMVHGYAANAAGGSHHALYDSGAGYCVFNDLAIAANRLIGEGDARRVLILDLDVHQGDGTAQLMEGRDDVFTLSVHAEKNFPVRKMRSSLDVALPDGAGDGEYLAALMEVLPQTLDSFGPDLILYQAGVDPHADDRLGRLALSDAGLQERDRTVMREARSRGIPLASTMGGGYGEDRMAVAERHAACMIRLAEEAETRLSASS from the coding sequence ATGCTCCACGTCGTTCACCATCCTGCCTATGTTTCCCCTGCCACAGGCGGCAGCCGCTTTCGTTTTGATAAATATGGGCTGGTTATGGAAGCACTTGGGGTAAGTGGCGCCGCCTTTACCATCCATGAACCCGCGATCATGCCCCGCGACTGGATCGAAGCAGTGCACGCCGCCGCCTATGTCGAAGAGGTTGCCAGTCTGAATGTGCCGCCCGAAAAGGAACGACGGATCGGTTTTGCGGTGAATGAACGGGTGATGCGGCGGTCGATGCTGTCTCCCGGTGGAACCTGGGCCGCGGCAAAGCTGGCGATGGTTCATGGCTATGCCGCCAACGCGGCTGGCGGCAGTCATCATGCGCTTTATGACAGCGGGGCGGGTTATTGCGTGTTCAATGACCTGGCCATCGCGGCGAATCGCCTGATCGGGGAAGGGGACGCGCGGCGGGTGTTGATTCTCGATCTCGACGTACATCAGGGCGATGGCACCGCGCAGTTGATGGAGGGGCGGGACGATGTTTTCACGCTGTCCGTCCATGCGGAGAAGAATTTCCCCGTGCGCAAGATGCGATCGTCGCTGGACGTGGCGCTTCCCGACGGCGCGGGCGATGGCGAATATCTCGCGGCGTTGATGGAGGTGCTGCCCCAGACGCTTGATAGCTTCGGCCCGGACCTGATTCTGTACCAGGCCGGTGTCGATCCGCATGCTGACGACAGGCTGGGGCGATTGGCGCTGAGCGATGCGGGGTTGCAAGAGCGGGACCGCACAGTCATGCGGGAAGCCCGTAGCCGGGGCATCCCGCTCGCCAGCACCATGGGTGGGGGCTATGGTGAGGACAGGATGGCGGTGGCAGAGCGTCACGCCGCCTGCATGATCCGGCTGGCGGAAGAGGCGGAAACGAGGCTTAGTGCATCGTCGTAG
- a CDS encoding L,D-transpeptidase family protein, which yields MNRPNLIRLSLSSLMGLAATPVLAQPPAVVPTLPAPAPPVIAPPAVVTPPPVPIPAPSAAQQAWLNNWLKGGAEQGLMARSKATGVLSGDALVTAVLDRAKALSTGRVDTADFLDIWALRPAAVDPRPGLARAIAEDRLPQWAATLTPPYSGYEGLRRGLATYEQIRDAGGWPVLGAKSAPDAVRKRLAIEDKSVQPDEKLSDALQRAQRRYGLNPTGLLDARTLKELNVPVEERIAAIMANMERWRWMPRQLPVNRVQVNIAAAVLTVFEGDQPVTSMRAVTGSPDNATPMLTSSIHSIVVNPPWNVPSSIAKKELWPKGRAALLRQGYKIVGTPETGERIVQPAGPGSALGRLKFDFNNPFAVYLHDTPARAKFSSYDRLASHGCIRLEKPVPLAELMLQSDPNLAGKVQSLIDTGKTQRVQLPKEVAVYLLYWTAFASSNGTMNFRSDPYGWDKLLAQKIEASSRRLDPTAAPAPTIASKD from the coding sequence ATGAACCGTCCCAATTTGATCCGTCTCAGCCTCAGTTCCCTCATGGGACTTGCCGCGACACCTGTGCTCGCGCAGCCGCCCGCTGTTGTGCCGACGCTGCCCGCGCCCGCTCCGCCGGTCATCGCGCCGCCCGCCGTGGTGACGCCGCCCCCGGTGCCGATCCCGGCTCCATCGGCCGCGCAGCAGGCTTGGCTCAACAACTGGCTGAAGGGCGGCGCTGAACAGGGCCTGATGGCGCGCAGCAAGGCGACCGGCGTTCTGAGTGGCGACGCGTTGGTCACCGCCGTTCTGGACAGGGCCAAGGCGCTCAGCACCGGCAGGGTCGATACCGCCGACTTCCTGGACATCTGGGCCTTGCGCCCGGCGGCCGTCGATCCGCGCCCCGGCCTTGCCCGCGCCATTGCCGAAGACCGCCTGCCGCAATGGGCGGCCACTCTCACGCCGCCCTATTCGGGTTATGAGGGACTGCGCCGGGGTCTTGCCACCTATGAGCAAATTCGTGACGCCGGGGGCTGGCCGGTTCTCGGCGCGAAATCCGCGCCCGACGCGGTGCGCAAACGCCTCGCCATCGAGGACAAGAGCGTTCAGCCCGACGAAAAGCTGTCCGACGCACTTCAGCGGGCGCAGCGCCGCTATGGGTTGAACCCCACCGGCCTGCTGGACGCCCGCACGCTGAAGGAACTCAACGTTCCAGTGGAGGAGCGCATCGCCGCCATCATGGCGAATATGGAACGCTGGCGCTGGATGCCGCGCCAGTTGCCGGTCAACCGCGTGCAGGTGAACATCGCCGCCGCCGTCCTCACGGTGTTCGAAGGCGACCAGCCCGTCACATCCATGCGAGCGGTCACCGGATCGCCGGACAATGCGACCCCGATGCTGACATCCAGCATCCATTCGATCGTCGTCAATCCGCCATGGAACGTCCCCTCCTCCATCGCAAAGAAGGAATTGTGGCCCAAGGGTCGCGCGGCTCTGCTGCGCCAGGGCTACAAGATCGTCGGCACGCCGGAGACGGGGGAGCGGATCGTTCAGCCAGCGGGTCCCGGCAGCGCGCTTGGGCGGTTGAAGTTCGACTTCAACAATCCCTTCGCCGTCTATCTGCACGACACGCCTGCCCGCGCGAAATTCTCAAGCTATGACCGGCTCGCCAGCCATGGCTGCATCCGGCTTGAAAAGCCCGTTCCGCTCGCGGAATTGATGCTGCAAAGCGACCCCAACCTCGCTGGCAAGGTGCAATCGCTGATCGACACCGGCAAGACGCAGCGCGTGCAATTGCCCAAGGAAGTCGCCGTTTACCTGCTTTACTGGACCGCCTTTGCCAGCAGCAACGGCACAATGAATTTCCGGTCTGACCCTTATGGCTGGGACAAGCTGCTCGCCCAGAAGATCGAGGCATCCAGCCGTCGGCTCGATCCCACTGCCGCCCCGGCGCCCACCATCGCATCGAAGGACTAA
- a CDS encoding murein L,D-transpeptidase catalytic domain-containing protein: MDRRSFTKAALSGLAFSFLADSAGRAAVTAMPQPAAPVPPPVTPHPVTPLAQQPYARLLDRAKAALDEHAHMFELRDRIALADFNAPSRELRFHIVDLVGGHSSSYLVAHGRGSDPGHSGWLQTFSNEPNSLASSAGAYKTGQIYEGQHGRAMRLAGLDSQNNNAEMRAIVIHGADYVSEDHIASWGKIGRSEGCFAVARHMLPQLLGLLGPGRMVYANKLTAMGA; this comes from the coding sequence ATGGATCGCCGTAGTTTTACGAAGGCCGCTTTAAGCGGACTCGCCTTTTCATTCCTAGCAGACAGCGCTGGACGCGCGGCCGTGACGGCCATGCCACAGCCTGCCGCGCCAGTGCCGCCCCCTGTCACCCCGCATCCGGTTACGCCTTTGGCGCAGCAACCCTATGCGCGGCTGCTGGACCGGGCAAAGGCAGCGCTGGACGAACATGCGCATATGTTCGAACTGCGCGACCGGATCGCGCTGGCCGATTTCAACGCCCCGTCGCGTGAGTTGCGCTTCCACATCGTCGATCTCGTCGGCGGTCATTCCAGTTCCTATCTGGTGGCTCACGGTCGCGGGTCCGATCCGGGACATTCCGGTTGGCTCCAGACTTTCTCCAACGAGCCCAATTCGCTCGCCAGTTCGGCTGGCGCCTACAAGACCGGACAAATTTACGAAGGACAGCATGGCCGCGCCATGCGGCTGGCAGGCCTCGATTCGCAGAACAACAATGCCGAGATGCGCGCCATCGTGATCCACGGCGCCGACTATGTGAGCGAAGACCATATCGCTTCATGGGGCAAGATTGGGCGCAGCGAAGGCTGCTTCGCCGTCGCCCGCCACATGTTGCCGCAACTGCTCGGGCTGCTTGGCCCGGGCCGCATGGTTTATGCGAACAAGCTCACGGCGATGGGGGCTTGA
- a CDS encoding SspB family protein → MSDDLPDSLIPYDEIVQEALRAVVGRVLGEVEHSGGLPGSHHFYITFKTQAPGVVIPKQLVERFPDEMTIVLQNKFWDLKVSSDGFEVSLTFNQVASHLVIPFAAITAFVDPAVNFALQFQVQSDGLPEPHEEAENDAPLVTTEDGSNVVTVDFGKKK, encoded by the coding sequence ATGAGCGACGACTTGCCTGACAGCCTGATTCCCTACGACGAAATCGTGCAGGAGGCGCTGCGTGCCGTGGTCGGCCGCGTGCTGGGCGAGGTCGAGCATTCCGGCGGTCTGCCGGGTTCGCATCATTTCTACATCACGTTCAAAACGCAGGCTCCCGGAGTCGTGATCCCCAAGCAATTGGTGGAACGGTTCCCGGATGAGATGACGATCGTCCTTCAGAATAAATTCTGGGATCTGAAAGTCAGCAGCGACGGGTTCGAAGTCAGCCTGACATTCAATCAGGTTGCGTCGCATCTTGTCATACCCTTTGCCGCCATCACGGCCTTCGTGGATCCTGCGGTGAATTTCGCGCTCCAGTTCCAGGTGCAGTCGGACGGATTGCCCGAACCGCATGAGGAAGCGGAGAATGACGCGCCGCTGGTCACGACCGAAGACGGCTCCAACGTCGTGACGGTGGATTTCGGCAAGAAGAAATAA
- the gmk gene encoding guanylate kinase: MADSIPIEAPDFKRRGVLFVLSSPSGAGKSTIARKLLAAESDLAMSVSATTRPMRPGEVDGKDYHFVDLEEFRRMTAEHEFLEWAHVFGQRYGTPRAPVEAMLKSGRDVLFDIDWQGAQQLHQIAGGDVVRVFILPPSMEELERRLRGRATDSEEVIEGRMSRAANEIAHWDGYDYVLCNVDAEDCFRRVQTILHAERMKRSRQTGLIGFIRRLSRYHQED; the protein is encoded by the coding sequence ATGGCCGACAGCATCCCTATTGAGGCGCCCGATTTCAAGCGGCGTGGCGTGCTCTTCGTTCTTTCCTCGCCTTCTGGCGCGGGCAAATCCACCATCGCGCGCAAGCTTCTGGCTGCTGAGTCGGACCTTGCCATGTCCGTTTCCGCTACCACGCGGCCGATGCGTCCGGGCGAAGTGGACGGCAAGGACTATCATTTCGTCGATCTGGAGGAATTTCGCCGGATGACGGCGGAGCATGAATTTCTCGAATGGGCGCACGTCTTTGGTCAGCGCTACGGTACGCCGCGCGCGCCTGTCGAGGCGATGTTGAAGAGCGGCCGCGACGTACTTTTCGACATTGACTGGCAGGGCGCTCAGCAGCTGCACCAGATCGCCGGGGGCGATGTCGTGCGCGTGTTCATCCTTCCTCCCTCGATGGAAGAGCTGGAACGCCGCCTGCGTGGCCGTGCGACCGACAGTGAGGAAGTAATCGAAGGCCGCATGTCCCGCGCCGCCAATGAAATCGCGCATTGGGACGGCTATGATTATGTTCTCTGCAATGTCGATGCGGAGGATTGCTTCAGGCGGGTCCAGACGATCCTTCATGCAGAGCGCATGAAACGCAGCCGCCAGACAGGCCTTATCGGCTTCATCCGCCGGTTGAGCCGTTATCATCAGGAAGATTGA
- a CDS encoding ATP12 family chaperone protein has protein sequence MRRFYKDVAVIPGEAGHEIQLDGRPVRTPARAALALPTVGLAEAVAEEWRGQGDTVDPRSMPFTGLANGAIDQIAPNRESFASGIANYGTSDLLCYRAEGPAELVSREAAAWDPLLDWARRRYDVTFRVTQGIIPVDQPPETLERLDAAVKAYDPFTLAGLSTLVALSGSLVCGLAIVEGGHDADMIWTASEIDEAWEVEQWGEDAEAAARSARRREEFAMARRFCELVAR, from the coding sequence ATGAGGCGCTTCTATAAGGATGTCGCGGTGATTCCCGGCGAGGCTGGGCATGAGATACAGCTGGACGGGCGTCCGGTGCGAACGCCCGCGCGCGCGGCGCTGGCCCTGCCGACCGTGGGGTTGGCGGAGGCGGTGGCCGAGGAGTGGCGCGGGCAGGGTGATACGGTCGATCCGCGCTCGATGCCGTTCACCGGCCTTGCCAACGGGGCCATCGACCAGATTGCGCCCAATCGCGAGAGCTTCGCTTCGGGCATTGCCAATTATGGGACCAGCGACCTGCTGTGCTACCGCGCCGAAGGGCCTGCGGAACTGGTGTCGCGGGAGGCGGCGGCGTGGGACCCGCTGCTGGACTGGGCGCGGCGGCGTTATGACGTCACCTTTCGCGTGACCCAAGGCATCATTCCGGTCGATCAGCCGCCAGAGACTTTGGAGCGGCTGGATGCGGCGGTGAAAGCCTATGATCCTTTCACGCTAGCGGGATTGTCCACGCTCGTGGCCCTTTCGGGTTCGCTGGTCTGCGGCCTGGCGATCGTCGAGGGCGGGCATGATGCGGATATGATCTGGACCGCGTCGGAAATAGATGAGGCCTGGGAAGTCGAACAGTGGGGCGAGGATGCCGAAGCCGCCGCCCGATCAGCCAGACGGCGGGAAGAGTTCGCCATGGCCCGACGCTTTTGCGAGTTGGTGGCGCGGTAG